One Leptospiraceae bacterium genomic window carries:
- the tgt gene encoding tRNA guanosine(34) transglycosylase Tgt — MIYNLKKQSSDSLARAGELDLNGIKVQTPVFMPVGTRGTIKSLTSEDIRELNLDLILGNTYHLYLRPGTEVLDSFGGLKKFMSYDKALLTDSGGYQIFSLNGLFKYQKDGVKFSSHIDGSKHEFTPEKVIDIQRSIGSDIMMVLDDCAPYGADRERLEESLTRTHYWAEKSISHFEKNRNNQNLFGISQGGVDLELRIKSLEHINSLPFDGIAIGGLSVGEPRPEFIRILEGIAPYFDATRPRYLMGVGTVPDILDGVKNGVDMFDCVLPTRNARNGQVFTSYGKVNLRNESHRFANNPIDPNCNCKVCKNYSLGYIRHLHKVKELLAFTLSTYHNLFFMNEFMNKIRKSIYDSNFLEFYANWKKLYN; from the coding sequence ATGATCTACAATTTAAAAAAACAATCCTCCGATTCATTGGCTCGCGCAGGCGAACTGGATTTAAATGGTATAAAGGTTCAAACACCTGTCTTTATGCCTGTAGGCACTCGCGGAACGATAAAATCCCTTACCTCAGAAGACATTCGCGAGCTTAATCTTGATTTAATCCTTGGAAATACATACCATCTTTATTTACGTCCCGGAACAGAAGTTTTAGATTCTTTCGGCGGGTTAAAAAAGTTCATGTCTTACGACAAAGCACTATTAACCGACAGTGGTGGATACCAAATATTTAGTCTAAACGGTCTTTTTAAATATCAAAAGGATGGAGTCAAATTTAGCTCGCATATAGATGGTTCAAAACATGAATTTACACCTGAGAAGGTAATCGATATTCAACGCTCGATTGGTTCAGATATTATGATGGTTCTTGATGATTGTGCACCGTATGGAGCAGATAGAGAAAGATTAGAAGAATCCTTAACACGAACTCATTATTGGGCAGAAAAATCCATTAGTCATTTTGAAAAGAATCGCAATAATCAAAATCTTTTTGGGATTAGTCAGGGCGGAGTTGATTTAGAGCTTAGAATTAAATCCTTAGAGCATATTAATTCTTTACCATTCGATGGGATTGCCATCGGTGGATTGTCTGTTGGTGAACCAAGACCGGAATTCATTCGTATTCTAGAAGGAATTGCTCCCTACTTTGATGCAACTCGTCCTCGTTACCTAATGGGTGTGGGAACTGTTCCTGATATTCTAGATGGAGTAAAAAATGGCGTTGATATGTTTGATTGTGTCTTACCTACTCGCAATGCTCGCAATGGACAAGTATTTACTTCTTATGGAAAGGTAAATTTACGAAATGAATCACATCGCTTTGCAAATAATCCAATCGATCCAAATTGTAATTGTAAAGTCTGTAAAAATTATAGTCTTGGCTATATCAGACATTTGCATAAAGTGAAAGAATTGTTGGCTTTTACACTTAGCACTTATCATAATTTATTTTTTATGAATGAATTTATGAATAAGATTCGAAAATCTATTTATGATTCTAATTTTTTAGAATTTTATGCGAACTGGAAAAAATTATACAATTAA
- a CDS encoding LysM peptidoglycan-binding domain-containing protein, with protein sequence MRDSISKYTKYFFPALSICLISCKATLPLQEISIAKQEVTRAKLFNSDKYAKAELDESRTNLFLVHETIAEPSPDLKKVAQLSQTATDKARLAINKSLPNYVKDLRQEVDSSLDAANIALAESLASDIYEQANLLKAEGDEIVKNADAKLAKNDPAGNEIAYNEYEKGIKRYKESILASEKARDLSLAQTQAVVDSSADIETNLDLIEKYSSKDKTVLTKITSLRAEYKSSVNMMESGSLRDGFKKAEKIRGESNELMTSVILPYAKERIKIATIKIEDADKLLNSSENDAKSSVATDNLSAAKEAFASSVDLLAKERFYDSIQQTDESIRLADEALKSKENANGDLSAKNRSSDPALEKAREEADAKDAIPVKKKDKAEKNSQVVDSKVQWKKHIVQKRIPPETLWRIAADKKYLGNKDLWKEIYKANKKDISNPNLIYPNQVILIPTKITKPKDKTKK encoded by the coding sequence ATGAGAGACTCAATTAGCAAGTATACAAAGTATTTTTTCCCTGCCTTATCAATTTGTCTGATTTCTTGCAAAGCAACACTGCCCTTGCAAGAAATCAGCATCGCTAAGCAAGAAGTCACAAGAGCAAAGCTTTTTAATTCGGATAAATATGCAAAAGCCGAATTAGATGAATCGAGAACTAACTTATTTCTAGTTCATGAAACAATAGCCGAACCAAGTCCCGACTTAAAAAAAGTAGCTCAGTTATCCCAAACAGCTACAGATAAAGCCAGATTAGCAATTAACAAGTCTTTGCCTAATTATGTGAAGGATTTACGTCAAGAAGTTGATTCTTCACTGGATGCAGCAAATATTGCTTTGGCGGAGTCTCTTGCTTCCGATATTTATGAGCAAGCGAATCTTCTAAAAGCGGAAGGCGATGAGATTGTAAAGAATGCTGATGCAAAGCTTGCGAAGAATGACCCTGCAGGAAATGAAATTGCCTACAACGAATACGAAAAAGGCATTAAGCGATACAAAGAGTCTATACTAGCCTCCGAAAAGGCAAGAGACTTAAGCCTTGCCCAAACACAAGCAGTCGTAGATTCTTCTGCTGACATTGAAACAAACCTTGATCTCATCGAAAAATATTCCAGCAAAGATAAAACTGTCCTCACAAAAATTACTTCCCTGCGAGCTGAATACAAGTCATCAGTGAATATGATGGAGTCGGGAAGTCTGCGAGATGGATTTAAAAAAGCAGAAAAAATTCGCGGTGAATCGAACGAACTGATGACCTCTGTGATTCTTCCTTACGCAAAGGAAAGAATCAAAATAGCTACTATTAAAATTGAAGATGCAGACAAGCTTTTGAATTCAAGCGAAAATGACGCAAAATCATCAGTAGCCACAGATAATTTATCGGCAGCAAAAGAAGCCTTTGCTTCGTCTGTAGATTTACTAGCAAAAGAAAGATTTTATGATTCAATCCAACAAACTGATGAGTCTATTCGTTTAGCCGACGAAGCACTAAAATCAAAAGAAAACGCGAATGGGGATTTATCGGCTAAAAATCGTTCCAGTGACCCTGCATTAGAGAAAGCACGCGAAGAAGCAGATGCAAAAGACGCTATCCCCGTTAAGAAAAAAGACAAAGCAGAGAAAAATTCGCAAGTAGTTGACTCCAAAGTTCAATGGAAAAAACACATTGTCCAAAAACGCATTCCGCCTGAAACACTCTGGAGAATTGCTGCTGACAAAAAATATTTAGGCAATAAAGATCTCTGGAAAGAAATCTATAAAGCAAACAAAAAAGATATTTCGAATCCTAATTTAATTTATCCAAATCAAGTCATTTTAATTCCGACTAAAATCACGAAACCAAAAGATAAAACTAAAAAATAA
- a CDS encoding STAS domain-containing protein, which yields MEITRRENKNIVILDINGEIDLYNAPEIKDIIAKLIEEKRYQIIINLEKVSYIDSSGIGALISSLSNLKKYQGGLKIINVAGSVRKVFELTKLTSFFEIFDAEADAVGAFK from the coding sequence ATGGAAATCACAAGAAGAGAGAACAAAAACATAGTAATTCTTGACATTAATGGTGAAATAGATTTATACAATGCACCTGAAATAAAGGATATAATTGCTAAATTGATCGAAGAAAAAAGATATCAGATCATTATCAATTTAGAGAAAGTATCTTACATTGACTCTTCCGGAATTGGTGCTCTTATTTCAAGTCTATCAAACTTAAAGAAATACCAAGGTGGTCTCAAGATCATCAACGTAGCTGGTTCTGTTAGGAAGGTTTTTGAATTAACAAAGCTTACATCTTTCTTTGAAATTTTTGATGCTGAAGCAGATGCTGTCGGCGCTTTTAAATAA